The DNA window NNNNNNNNNNNNNNNNNNNNNNNNNNNNNNNNNNNNNNNNNNNNNNNNNNNNNNNNNNNNNNNNNNNNNNNNNNNNNNNNNNNNNNNNNNNNNNNNNNNNNNNNNNNNNNNNNNNNNNNNNNNNNNNNNNNNNNNNNNNNNNNNNNNNNNNNNNNNNNNNNNNNNNNNNNNNNNNNNNNNNNNNNNNNNNNNNNNNNNNNNNNNNNNNNNNNNNNNNNNNNNNNNNNNNNNNNNNNNNNNNNNNNNNNNNNNNNNNNNNNNNNNNNNNNNNNNNNNNNNNNNNNNNNNNNNNNNNNNNNNNNNNNNNNNNNNNNNNNNNNNNNNNNNNNNNNNNNNNNNNNNNNNNNNNNNNNNNNNNNNNNNNNNNNNNNNNNNNNNNNNNNNNNNNNNNNNNNNNNNNCCCGTCCTCACCTGCATGCAGCAGTTGTCAATGATCATCGTTTCAAACTGGATTTTGGGGTACAATTCTGACACCTCCTTACAGCACTGCAAGAACAGCCCGTCACCCAGCTTCCTGATTGGTGGAAACAGATCACATAATTATTGCTGGTATCACAGGATGTGGGCGTGTCATAGAATGTAGTAGGCATGCCACAGTAATAAAAGACCAGACTACAGCTGTGTTTACACATGGGGGTTATACCCCACAACTCACATGATGTTGGCTTTGTGCACAGCAGTCACCTTCTTTCGCCCTTTCTTTGTAGCGTAATCAAAGGCAAACTTAGCGATTCTGTTGGACTTCTCCCTGGTGATGATCTTCAGGCACTCAATGACCCCACTGACACTCTGCAAGCACAAAATCCATCATCATCCCCCCCAAATCTGATTACCAACATCCGACCTCAACTCCTCAACCCTCTTTCTGATGTACTACAAATTACAGAGAGGTGCAAAATTCCCCATTTATACCCCCTGCTCCCCCCAGTATACCCCCCTGCCCCTCCCAGTATACNNNNNNNNNNNNNNNNNNNNNNNNNNNNNNNNNNNNNNNNNNNNNNNNNNNNNNNNNNNNNNNNNNNNNNNNNNNNNNNNNNNNNNNNNNNNNNNNNNNNNNNNNNNNNNNNNNNNNNNNNNNNNNNNNNNNNNNNNNNNNNNNNNNNNNNNNNNNNNNNNNNNNNNNNNNNNNNNNNNNNNNNNNNNNNNNNNNNNNNNNNNNNNNNNNNNNNNNNNNNNNNNNNNNNNNNNNNNNNNNNNNNNNNNNNNNNNNNNNNNNNNNNNNNNNNNNNNNNNNNNNNNNNNNNNNNNNNNNNNNNNNNNNNNNNNNNNNNNNNNNNNNNNNNNNNNNNNNNNNNNNCCCCTGCTCCTCCAGTATACCTCATGCTCCAGGGAGCTGTACTCGCCCTCGGTTTGCTCCCGGATGATGACCAGGTCCAGGTTGTTGTGTCGAGTTTTATATCCAGGTAGACTGTTCACATGAACCACATTGGCAAAGAGATCCAACTTCCGCCTGTGAAGAGACGAATCCTGTTACTGGGAGATCCAATGCTATGTGACAGCACAACATGGCCGATCCTGGCTGCAGAGAGAGGAGCAGACACTGACAACATGAGCCAGGAAACAGGAGAAGTACAAGTCCCAGCATTTCTGATAAACCTTCAAGATATCTGGAGTACAATGAGCCAGGTGTGATAGCATTGTATAAAGGTAAAGagtatataatagatatatataatactgAAACCCAGCAGGCCAAGCACAGAACATATCTGCTTCTGGTGACACCTTCCTAAGGTTAGAACACTTTTCTCACTAAACTAGGTGTGATGTTTCACCAGGATGGGCTGAGCCTCGTGAGGTGCGTACCCCGGGGTACCCAGGGCCCTGTGCGCTGCATACCCCAGGGTGTCCTAAACCCTGTGTAGTGCATACCCCGGGGTACCCAGAACCCTGTGTGGCGTGTACCCAGGTGTGTACTGAGCCCTGTGTGGTGTGTACCCGGGTGCATGCAGCCCTTACCTGAGCCTCATCTCATAGGAGGCCAGTTCACCTTTGTACTCCATGGGGGTGTGGATCTTCCCTGTAAAATAAGAGGACATGTCACACACAGAATTTACCCCGATTTACTGTTCTATGGGTATTTCTGCCTGTGGTATCATATCACTGGGTGTACCAACAGAGGGGGGTATAATACCTCTTCTATTACAGGCGGGCGGGGTAGAGACACTGAAGGGGAGGCGTGGGAGGGGGGGTATAATTCCCTTTTTCTATTACCAGTATGGGGGAGGGGTAGAAGAGAGAGGAGACAACTTACCTTTAATGGCCACCTTATTGGTCTGCATGGACTCCAGGACCTGTTCCAGCTTCTCAGCAGAGGCCATGTTCTGCACCTCACTCAGGTGATGTTCATCAAACTCCACCGGGACATCGGCTGCCTGTGAGGAGCCACCATTGGGTAAAAGATTTCATACAAGTCATGTGATGTGTCAGATGGGGTGCAGTGCCCACATGTGTACCACAGGGGGCAGATATGAGACCACAATGGGCATTAACTCCACATATCACATGATGACCACCCACCGCCACACACTTACCTTAAACACTTCTTTCACTGAGTGCATGAGCTCCGGCCCCACTCCATCCCCGGGGATCATGGTGACACGGAATGCCCCATCTGACCGGCTGGAATCCCCCTGTGACGTCCGGGAAAAAGGAAGAATTACATTGCATCAATCACAGAGAGCTGACCCCGCCCACTCGAGAGCAGACTCCACCTACTGGAGATCTGACCCACCCACCGAAAAACTGACTCATGGAGACCACGAGAGACCTGACCCACCCACTGGAGAGAAGACTCCACCTACTGGACATCTGACCCACCCACTGAATAGCTGACTCCACCTACTGGACATCTGACCCACCCACTGAATAGCTGACTCCGACTCCACCTACTGGACATCTGACCCACCCACTGAATAGCTGACTCCACCTACTGGACATCTGACCCACCCACTGAATAGCTGACTCCGTCTACTGGAGATCTGACCCACTGAAAAGCTGACTCCGCCTACCTGGGATCTAACCCACCCACTGGAGAGCAGACTCTGCCTACTGGTGATCTGATCCACCCACTGGAGAGTAGACTCCGCCCACCAGGGATCTGACCCACTCACTGGAGAGCAGACTCCGCCCACCAGGGATCTGACCCACCCACTGGAAAGAAGACTCCACCCACTGAAAAGCTCACTCCGTCCAGTGGAGATCTGACCCACCCACTGGAGAGCAGACTCCACCTACTGGTGATCTGACCCACCCACGGAATACCTGACTCCACCCACCAGGATCTAACCGAATCACTGGAGAGCAGACTCTGCCTACCAAAGATATGACCCACCCACTGGAGAGAAGACTCTGTCTCCAATGGAGATCTGACCAACCTTCTGAATAGCTGACTCCACCTACCTAAGATCTGAAACACCCACTGGAGAGCTGACTCCGCCTACCAGGGATCTGACCCACACACTGAATAGCTGACTCCGCCTACTGGAGATCTGACCCACCCACTGAATAACTGACTCCACCCACCTACTAGCCTGGCTTTTATTAGCGGTATTGCCCTGCCCGTGGCATGGACCACACAAGGGGGCACTCCGCAGACAGTGACTCACCTGGTTGTTGAGAGCTTGTTGgagggtggaggaggaggagagggcccttcGGAGGGGAACGCTCTGCACACACCTCTAGGGGGAGAAACAGAACACAAATATATTCATTGTATGCAAATAGAATGCAATTAACAAGACTCCGCCCACATATAGTCTAATCTGATAAGTAATAACAATGGTAGGAGTCATGCCACATACCAGTGGGAGGAGTCATGCCATGTCACATAATAGTGGGAGGAGTCATGACCTGTCACATGATAATAGTGGGAGTCATGTTTTCTGACACAAGAATAGTAGGAAGAGTCATGTCCAATCACATGATAACAGTGGGAGGAGTCATGTCCTGTCACATAATGGGAGGAGTCTTGTCACAGCATGGGGGAGGATCCTGACACAGAACCCCCTGCTGGTATATTGGGGGGTACTGACACAGCCTGTGGGGCTAGGTTTATAAAATTTGGGGTGcgtaccccccccccccgtgtaTACAGAACATTTCGGGTCTGTATAGCACACAGCTCCGGAGATTTAAGGCCTGAATACCGGAGACTGATAAccgcactgcgcatgcgcagaacATCGAGCAGAGACAAAAAAATAGGCGGTAACGGCCCCTCCGAGCAGCCAGGTACAGATCAAATCACGGGGAAGAGAGGCAGAGAATATTTACAGGGTGCCCTTATCTGTAATCTCACCTGGGCCGCTACAAACAGCTGCCTAGCCGCCGCCATGTTGGAGAGCCTGACAACCCGGAAGTACAAGGGAGGGAACATTAGTACTTCCGGTGCTATGACCTTCAGCCATTCCTCGACACTTCGATATCTCTCTCCGCCAATGACAACTGGCAATGACGCCACCTTGTGCTGAAATAATACCCATCTGTGTATAGCATAGAAATCCGTACTCTGAGGACATCTAGCGATATGTGCTGCTAATGTCACCACCTAACACTGAGatctgaggacatctagtggtctGTCCTGAGAATGCCTTGCAATCAGATAATTTACCTGGACAACAATTTATATCATAGGAAAACATAGAAATCTGAactctgaggacatctggtgaTAAGTTCTGAGAATGGTGCCACTTCTGGGGGTTATCTAGTGGTGAGTAGTGAGACGGTACAGGGATCTGAGGACCTCTAGTGGTCAGTTCTGAGACGCCAGGTAAAATAGTCAtctggggacatctagtggtaatTCGTAAGAATGACACCACATAACTCTTAGAtctggggacatctagtggtcaGTCCTAATAAAGAGAAGGTATCCACCAGGGTGCGCCATAGGAATACATAGAATTCTGTacgaggacatctagtggtcagTTATGAGAATGACGTCACTGCCATACACATATAAATTGTGTTCAGATTGGATCTTACAGATCAGGCTTCGCACACACATTGAAGAGGAATGAATCATTGATCATTGTCCTGGAGGGTCCCCTCCCCCTCCGGTGTCTGCatgtgtctgtcatttaatgtacagcgctgtgtaatatgttggcgccatataaatcctgtataataattattCCCGGCTCATATCAGATCAAAGTCCCTGCGGTTCCTCCATGGACGGAGAGCAGAGACCCCAATATCATTATTATAGGAAATCCTCTATAGGGGTCCCATCGGCTCCAAattgccctgaggaagcctgcctgcgaaacgcattgggtacaCACTGATAGTAAGCTCGGTGGTAAATCTGAGGATTATTTGTGGGAATTCTTTCTTCCATACGATGTTATTATTTTACTTGTAGTTCTTTATATTGAGTTACCCCCAGGTGTCATGTAAAATCCCTCGGTCACACTCTGGAATTGATGTTTGTTTTGCAGTTAGTGAATTCTCCATTCATAAAGCAGCGCCCCCAGCGTGTGGTATGTATCATTACACGTGTTATCACCGAGCCTTGCTGCCCCCTGAGGCCACTCCCGGTACTGCAGGGTGACAGCATACAGAGTAGCCTGGAGGGCAGATAAAGCATTCATAGCAAACATTGCCCCTTATACAGGGGGCGGGGATGGTGAATAGGGGGTGGGTCGGGGGATTGATGGAGTAGGGGGATTGATGACGTGACTGATCTCTACCTTCCTCCACAGGGGGCGCTGGCGGTAAGGGAGTCTGGGGGGCCCCTGGACAGATCTATAGTTACCAGGAACCGGATATCCACGACCCCAACTATGATGAGTCTGCCCAGGTAAGGGGCACAGGGGGCACACAGGTGTTGGGGGACGCAGGTGACTATGGTCAGGTAGGTGGATGCAGTGGTGCAGGTCCTCAGGGCAGTGCCAGGCCCGGGGTCCGAGGTAATGGTGACATTAGGATAAGCCTGTAACGTATTGAGCTTCCACTGGTCTCCTGTACACATATAATATTATGACCTCCATTTTGTATCGGCTCTCCCGTAGGGTGACACCATTTACCAGAAGGTGGTGCCGGAGTTGGATGAGACGGGCCTCCAGAAGAATGTTCATCCCATGGTGCTGGAGTATTTTGAACACGGGGACACCGGGGAGGTTATAGTGAGTAAAGATGGCCTCCGGGGCCCCGCATACAATATGGGAATGGGGGGGCCCCAGTCTGTCTCTGATTGTCTCTCGTATTCCAGGCTCTCTTGGGTGAGCTGAATTTAGGGGGTCAGAGGCCGGGTGTCCCACGCCTGGCTGTGTCTCTGTCCCTGGAAGGAAAGGCCAGTCATCGGGAACTGACCTCCCGTCTTCTCTCTGACCTGCTGGGGAAAGTACTGACCGAGGAGGACATGGCTCAGGCCTTCGACAGACTTCTCACCGACTTACCCGACCTTATCCTGGACACTCCCGAGGCACCACAGGTAAGTACATAGTAAGTGTTCCATTCCTGGGGGCTTTGTGATATGGGGGGTGAGAGCAGGGGATGTGGGGGTGCAAAGTCCATAGGGAGGGTTACAGGTAGGATGTGGGGCATGGTTAGAATAGAGGGGGTTAAAGTGGGGGAGGTAGGGGTAGATAAGGTCAAGGTAGAAAAGATAAGGGCTTGGAGGGTTGGAATGGGGGCACTTTGGGGTACCGGATGTAGAGTCGGGAGGGTTTGAGCTGGGCATGGCGGTGAATCTGAGGATGGTAATGGGGTGGGGGGGTCATGGCTGGCAGCGAGCGGGGGTGAGGATATGAGGGATGACTTGGTGACCCCAGGCTGATGAGGAGGGGTCGTTGTGTCTTGCAGATGCTCGGACAGTTCATCGCTCGGGCTGTGGCTGATCACGCGCTGCCCTATAATTTCCTGGACCGATACAAGGGACGCGTGGACTGTGACCAAGCGCGGTGAGAGGGGTGGCGGGATCCGAGGGGGTTCCTTCCTGGGGTTCTTTCTATATGTTAAAATAATTGTAGATCAAGTCCTATGTGTTCTCAGCTCTGAAAAGGTGAACGTGCCCCCAAACATGAGATCTCTCCTCTCTTCCAGGCCAAATCTGCAGCTCCCTATgtcacctgctggtggcactgtggcaTGGTTAGCGCACCTTGCATGTACTTCCACTGGCGACCAGTAGGTGGCTTGCTGCAGCACCTCCTGGTTTGTGGCTTGTTATTGGCAGGCTTCTATATTCATAAGCCATCTGGTGttctgaccacttaccttctgacATCCTGGCCTAGCTCTGTCCCTGCCCCTTGTTTGTAGTTTGCTGTCATTGTATATTTAAGGATTGTTACACTATTCACAGTTGTTTGCTCCTGTCAAGAAATCTGCAACTCCCCATGTCGCCTgatggtggcactgtggtttagcatgCCTTGCATGTACTTCCACAGGTGACCAGCAGGTGGCTTGAGGCTGCCATTTTGTAGGAGGAGCTTACTCTTTATGTCAGTGTGGGGGAGGAGTTGATGCTATGCCATGGGGTCATGTGATCTCCTACCAACCAATCCGCTGTCCTGACTCTCTCTTCTCTCCTGCAGGGGCCGCAAACGTTTTGTGAGTGAGGGGGACGGAGGGCTCATCAAGCAGTGACTGGAGATTGGGGGACAGCGCCCTCCTGTGGGGGACAAGCAAAccaaaataaatgggaaaaaacagaaatgtctgCCTGGTGATTTATAATCAGCAATCTACCCCcaataccccccctcccccttattACCCCCCTACCCGCCTGCTATGTGATCATTACTGCCACCTTCTAACTATTCTGCATCATCAGCATGGAGGGATGGGTGCTGCTATGTACAACACCTACCAATGTAGTATGGGGGAGGGGAGGCATTGCATGATTGGGCCTTCCTGTATACACTGCTGTGACAGTAAAGATCCCCTCCTTATACTGATGACATGCTCATCCTTTCTCTATACAGTGCTGTGACAGTAGAGATCCCCTCCCTATACTGATGATATGGCCATCTTTCCTCTACATTCTGCTGTGACGGTAGAGATCTCCTCCCTGTACTAATGACATGGTCATCCTTTCTCTATACACTTCTGTGACAGTAGAGATCCCCTCCCTATACTGATAACACGCTCATCCTTCCTCTATACACTGCTGTGACAGTAAAGATCCCCTCCCTGTCCTGATGGTATGGTCATCCTTCCTGTATACACTGCTGTGACAGTGGAGATCCTCTCCGTAGACAGATGATATATGCATCCTTGCTGTATAAACTGCTTTGATAGTTGAGATCCCCTCCGTATAATGATGATATGGCCATCCTTTATCAAAAACTGCTGTGACAGTAGAGATTCCCTCCGTATACTGATGACATGCTCATCcttcctctacatactgctgtgaCAGTAAAGATCCCCTCCGTATACTGATGTCACATGACTCCACGTGGATTAGAGCTGATACCTGAATATCCCCCAATCCCTGCACAGTGCGATGTCTGGGGATGACCATGTGGGGGAGGGGgtcattttggtatttttgaCCCCGTCATTTGAAGCTGTAGGACGACCATGAGAGCGGATGCCCCGCCCCCTCAGGTTGTTCCGTGAAGAAATCTCAGCAGAAGTCAGATGATCGGCATTAGAGGACACCACGTGATGTTTATGCGTCTCCGTGTACTTTCGCCCACAACTGCTGAATTCTACTCTGATCCCGCCCCTCTACTATTTTTACTTCCGCTTCCGGTGAGTGGACCAAGATGGCGGAGGGTGTACGTGCTTCTCCACGTGTCACATCCCGctcagagcaaccaatcagagagcCGCACCGGTACGTAGAGCCCTCCGAGGCACCTGACAGAGGGGCAactatgggggaggggggttagaAGAGGGTATAAGGGGGAGGGGTATTTATGTACTGGGGTATAAATATACGGGGGTATAAATAATGCTACACGTAAATATAttattgggggggaggggtattTATGTACTGGGGTATAAATACGGGGGTTATAAATAATGCTACATGTAAATATAGGGGGGAGTGGGCTTAGAAGAGGGTACAAAGGGAGGGGTATTTATGTACCGGGGTATAAATATACGGGGGGGTATAAATAATgctacatgtaaatatattataggGGGGTTGGGGTGTAAATATATTTGGGggtatatatacacataacacGCAGATCCAAGCACTGACCCCCGTTATCTCCCCTCCCCCCAGGCTATAGGATGACACGAGAGCGGAGGCGTCATGGTGGCCCTGAGCAGCGCCCCCCTCCGCCATCTTCCCGGAGAGCCCGGCCCCCGCAGAGGGAGTGGAGCCGCGTGGTGCTGGTCGCCATCTTGTCCTGTCTTATCGGATTTGGGGCGTTCGCCTACAGCGGGTACAGGAAATGGAGTCTGGGGGTGAAAGTTGTCACCCTGCACCCCTCACCCCCCATCCTCCCACCCAACAGCAGCTTCCCGCACTCCTCCCCCGACCTGTTCTGGGGATCCTACAGACCTCAGGTGTATTTCGGTATGAAGACCCGGAGTGCCCGCTCTGTGGTCACAGGTAGGTGGGGGGCACCTGGGGTGTCACCTGTGTACACATACGCCTCGCACTCTACAGATAAGCATACGCATTCTGTCTCCTCCTAaacgcgctctccccttccctttctgtcttccCTTGTGTACGCTCTACCCTCCTTGCACTCCCCTCTTTCCATTCTGTCTCCCCCTAAGCACGCTCCCCGCTCCTTCTACTCTCgcccctcccctttctgtctccCCCTGAGTGCTC is part of the Pyxicephalus adspersus chromosome 3, UCB_Pads_2.0, whole genome shotgun sequence genome and encodes:
- the LOC140327860 gene encoding programmed cell death protein 4-like — its product is MVLEYFEHGDTGEVIALLGELNLGGQRPGVPRLAVSLSLEGKASHRELTSRLLSDLLGKVLTEEDMAQAFDRLLTDLPDLILDTPEAPQMLGQFIARAVADHALPYNFLDRYKGRVDCDQAR
- the IDH3B gene encoding isocitrate dehydrogenase [NAD] subunit beta, mitochondrial (The sequence of the model RefSeq protein was modified relative to this genomic sequence to represent the inferred CDS: added 147 bases not found in genome assembly), whose amino-acid sequence is MCTGDQWKLNTLQAYPNVTITSDPGPGTALRTCTTASTYLTIVTCVPQHLCAPCAPYLGRLIIVGVVDIRFLVTIDLSRGPPDSLTASAPCGGRWVLFQHKVASLPVVIGGERYRSVEEWLKVIAPEVLMFPPLYFRVVRLSNMAAARQLFVAAQRCVQSVPLRRALSSSSTLQQALNNQGDSSRSDGAFRVTMIPGDGVGPELMHSVKEVFKAADVPVEFDEHHLSEVQNMASAEKLEQVLESMQTNKVAIKGKIHTPMEYKGELASYEMRLRRKLDLFANVVHVNSLPGYKTRHNNLDLVIIREQTEGEYSSLEHESVSGVIECLKIITREKSNRIAKFAFDYATKKGRKKVTAVHKANIMKLGDGLFLQCCKEVSELYPKIQFETMIIDNCCMQLVQNPYQFDVLVMPNLYGNIIDNLAAGLVGGAGVVPGESYSAEYAVFETGARHPFAQAVGRNIANPTAMLLTATNMLRHLNLEYHSTLISDAVRKVIKQGKVRTRDMGGYSTTSDFNKAVIDNLHARYAG